Part of the Zingiber officinale cultivar Zhangliang chromosome 8A, Zo_v1.1, whole genome shotgun sequence genome, TTGGGGTGGCGCAGCCTCCCCACCACCTCCATGTGTCGGTCGAATGCCTCCTTCCCGGTCGCTGCCAGCTTTGCCGCGTCGAGCCTCTTCACTGTCACATTGAGCCTGTTCTCCAGCACCGCCTTGTACGTTGTGCCAAGCTTCCCCCTCCCTAGCATTTCCGCTGACGACTTCATCAGCTGCTCAAGCGTGTACACCTGCGCCTCCCCAGAGCAGAACACCAAAcacccactctttgccaacttcttTACCTTCTCCTCCGACACCGCCATCGCCGCCGCAGCGATGAGCTCGTTGTTCCCACTCTCGATCTCTTCGGTGTAGCTATCCACGGCCGCAGTGGCCGGTTCCGCCGCCTCGGTGTTGCGCTTCACTGGGATtagaatctccccctgcttcattCTCTTCCTCCGTCTCTGCATCACCAGCAACGCGCCCAAGATTCCAATCGCCAGCATCGAGATGGCCAAGAACCCTATGGCGACGACGGCTCTCTTATGCATCTTTTGAGACGGCGAAGATGCCGGTAGATTGAACCTGCTATTTTGCCCTAAGTTAGCTCCGGCCGGCGACGACGAATTGTGAGAGTCACTACCGCGGTGGGGGAAGAGTATATGGGCGTCGACGCGGCACTCCTTTCCTAGAATCTTACCGCAGAGCGCTGGATTTGCAGCGAAAGAGGAGGCGGAGAAGGAAGACAAGATGGAGGTGGTGGGGATCTCGCCGGAGAAGTTATTGAAGGAGACATTGAGGGTTTTAAGGGAGGTTTGGTTGAAGGCAGGGAGGGAGCCGTTGAAGCGGTTGGAGTCCAGGCGGAGAGCGACGAGGCGGTCTAGGGAGGCAAGGGCCTGCGGGACGGGGCCGGCTAGGTGGTTGCTGGAGAGATCGAGGACGCGGAGGCGGTGGAGGGAGAGTATCGAGGGCGGGAAGCGACCGCCGAAGCGGTTATGGCCAAGGAAGATGGCCCGGAGGTTAATCAGCGGGGAGAGGTCCGGGATGGGGCCGGCGAGGGAATTGTCCTGGAGGCTGAGTATGCGGAGCTGGTCTAGGCGGTCTAGGGTGCCGGGGGTGAAGAAGCCGGTGATGTCGGAGCTAACGAGCACGAGGCGTACGACGCGACCGGCGGGGGAGCAGGAGACGCCAGGCCAGCGGCAGTGGGAGGCGGAGTCATTGGAGGGGGGAGCGGGGAAGGCGAGGCGGTTGCCGGGGTCGGCGGCGGACTTGAAGGCGAGGAGAGCGGCGGCGTCGGAGGAACCGCCAGCGACGGCCGAGCCGACCGGGCCGGCGGCGGCAGCGCAGAAGAGGAGAAGCAGAACGCCGTAAGCAGCGCCGTCGAGCATTGTGATGGGGGCGACGAAAGCCAACGGCTTCTCTTCTGCCTCTGCTGCTGCTTCTACGCTTGGAGTGGCCTCATCCTTTCTCGATCAGTTCTCTTTATTACCCCccatctttccttttttttaattagCCGCCGcaatttaaattgtttattttacTCAATAATTAACAACATGGActttataagaaaaataaaaattaaaaaaaatacggaGGTGCGAAATAAAACTTTACAGTAATCTGTTGGCGAACGGCCTAGCGATCAGCT contains:
- the LOC122008880 gene encoding probable inactive receptor kinase At5g67200 codes for the protein MLDGAAYGVLLLLFCAAAAGPVGSAVAGGSSDAAALLAFKSAADPGNRLAFPAPPSNDSASHCRWPGVSCSPAGRVVRLVLVSSDITGFFTPGTLDRLDQLRILSLQDNSLAGPIPDLSPLINLRAIFLGHNRFGGRFPPSILSLHRLRVLDLSSNHLAGPVPQALASLDRLVALRLDSNRFNGSLPAFNQTSLKTLNVSFNNFSGEIPTTSILSSFSASSFAANPALCGKILGKECRVDAHILFPHRGSDSHNSSSPAGANLGQNSRFNLPASSPSQKMHKRAVVAIGFLAISMLAIGILGALLVMQRRRKRMKQGEILIPVKRNTEAAEPATAAVDSYTEEIESGNNELIAAAAMAVSEEKVKKLAKSGCLVFCSGEAQVYTLEQLMKSSAEMLGRGKLGTTYKAVLENRLNVTVKRLDAAKLAATGKEAFDRHMEVVGRLRHPNLVSLRAFFQSKEERLLVYDYKPNGSLHSLIHGSRSTRSKPLHWTSCLKIAEDVAQGLAYIHQASPLVHGNIKSANILLGSDFEACLTDYCLSFLVESSDSEDVSGYQAPETQRSNDPLTPKSDIYCFGVLLLELLTGKSPSQHPVLMETDIPAWVQSTREDGGDDERLMMIVNIAAACVHPFPDSRPTTWQVLKMIQEVKEADNGDNDSDSASLS